One Williamsia phyllosphaerae genomic window, TCGGGTCTGGATCCGGTTCGTACCGCCTACATCTCGCAGCTGTTGATCGACATCAACGCCGAGATCGACGCGACGATCCTGATCGTGACGCACAACATCAACATCGCCCGGACCATCCCGGACAACATCGGCATGCTGTTCCGCAAGGAGCTGGTCATGTTCGGTCCGCGTGAGGTCCTGCTGACGTCTGAGGAGCCCGCGGTCAAGCAGTTCCTCTCCGGTGACCGTTTCGGTCCGATCGGTATGTCCGAGGAGAAGGACGACGCGACCGCCGCGCAGGAGAAGGAACTCGAGGACGCCGGCATCGGTGGTGGCGGCACGAAGGACGACTTCTCCGAGATCATCCCGCAGGTGCAGCCCAATCCCGGTATGCCCGAGCGCAAGGCGTCGGCGCGGCACCGCGAGCGCGTCGAGGAGATGCTGCACGAGCTGCCCGAGAACGCCCAACAGGCGATCCGGGAGTCGCAGTCGCAGGAGGACGAGATCCGACGCGCCAACGCCGAGGGCATGGACCGCCAGAACAACAAGGGCGGCAACGGCAACGGCAACAACGGTGGCGGCAACGGCAACAACGGTGGCGTGAACACCGAGAAGCAGTACGCCGGGTCCAACGACAACACCGAGCAGTTCCCCGCCTACCGAGCCGGCGGCAACCCCGCCGGTAACTCCTGATGATCATTACTGCCGTGGAGGCCACTAAATGAGCGGAGCCACCACACGTGGCGTCGATCGGGTGACTCAGGCCGGAACATCTGCACTCACGCAGACGGGCAACATCGTCCAGCTCTTCGTGGATGTCGCTCGCCAGAGTGTCGTGCGCCCGTTCCAGCTCCGAGAGTTCATCCAGCAGGCGTGGTTCATCGCCAGCGTGACGATCCTTCCGACCGCGCTGGTCGCCATCCCGTTCGGCGCCATCGTGTCGCTCCAGACCGGGTCGCTGATCAAGCAGCTCGGCGCGGAGTCGTTCACCGGCGCCGCCAGCGTCCTGGTGGTGGTCCAGCAGGGCGCGCCCCTGGTGACGTCACTGCTCATCGCGGGTGCGGCCGGGTCGGCCGTCGCGGCCGACATCGGGTCGCGGACCATCCGCGAGGAGATCGACGCCATGCGGGTGCTCGGCATCAACCCGATCCAGCGGCTCGTCGTCCCCCGTGTCCTCGCGATGATCCTGGTCGCGGCGCTGCTCAACGGCCTGGTCTGCGTCGTCGGCATCGGCGGTGGTTACTTCTTCAACGTGGTCGTCCAGAACGGCACGCCCGGTGCGTATCTCGCATCGTTCAGTGCCCTGGCGCAGCTGCCCGACCTCTACGTCGCGACGCTCAAGGCCATCGTGTTCGGTGCGATCGCCGGCGTCATCGCCTCCTTCAAGGGACTGGGCCCGAAGGGCGGACCCAAGGGTGTGGGCGAGGCGGTCAACCAGAGCGTTGTCATCACCTTCCTGCTGCTGTTCTTCGCCAACCTGATCATCACGGCCGTGTACTTGCAGATCGTCCCCGCCAAGGGTTCGTAGGGGAGTGAATCGATGACCATCGCAAAGAGCAGGGCCGACGAGCTCAACTATCGGCTCAAGAAGGTCGCACAGGCACCGCTTCAGGTGCTCGACGGTGCGGGCGACCAGATGTCGTTCTACGGACGCGCCGTCGGCTGGGCGCCCCGGACGATCAAGCACTACCCCAAGGAGCTGCTGCGGCTGCTCGCCGAGGTCGCCTTCGGTGCCGGTGGTCTCGCCGTCATCGGCGGCACGATCGGCGTCATGGTGCTGCTCACCGGTTTCACCGGTGTCGTCGTCGGTCTGCAGGGCTACGCGGCCCTCGACCAGATCGGCTCGCAGGCACTGACCGGATTCCTCTCGGCCTACGTCAACACCCGTGAGGTCGCACCGCTCGTCGCAGGCCTCGCACTCTCGGCCACCGTCGGCTGTGGCTTCACCGCCCAGCTCGGCGCCATGCGGATCTCCGAGGAGATCGACGCGCTCGAGGTCATGGCCGTCCCGTCGGTGCCGTTCCTCGTCACCACCCGCGTGCTGGCCGGGTTCATCGCGGTCATCCCGCTCTACGTGCTCGGCCTGCTGGCCGCCTACCTCGCGACCAGGGTGGTCAACACCCAGTTCAACGGGCAGTCGACGGGCTCATACGACCACTACTTCAACCTCTTCCTGCCACCTGCAGACGTGTTGTGGTCGTTCGGCAAGGTGCTGGTGTTCGCCTTCGTGATCATCCTGGTGCACTGCTACTACGGCTACAACGCCAGCGGCGGCCCGGCCGGCGTCGGCGTGGCCGTGGGTCGTGCGGTTCGATCGGCGCTGGTCCTCATCGCCGTGCTCGATTTCTTCCTCGGTCTCGCCATCTGGGGCACCGACACAACAGTCAGGGTGGCGGGCTGATCCATGGCTTCCCTTCGTAGACGTTTCCTCGGACTGGTGTTCTTCCTGGTCGTCATCCTCTTCATCGGTGGCACGATCCTGAAGTTCAACCAGAGCTTCCAGTCGTTCACCGACGTGAACCTGACGACCGACTCCGCGGGCAACGCATTGCCCGACAAGGCCGACGTCAAGGTCCGTGGCCTCATCGTGGGTCAGGTGAACAAGGTGGTGGCCGACGAGAACGGCGCGGTCACCGTGCAACTCGGGCTCGAGCCCGACAAGGCCAAGATGATCCCGCAGGGCACCACCGCGCGGATCCTCCCCAAGACCCTGTTCGGTGAGCGCTACGTGGCGCTGCAGATCCCGGAGAACCCCAGCGGCGCCACGCTCACCGCCGGATCGACGATCAAGACCGACACCAGCGGCAACGCGATGGAACTGCAGACGCTGTTCGACAAGCTGCTGCCTGTCCTCAAGGCCATCCCGCCGCAGGACCTCAGCGTCACGCTCGGCTCGCTGTCCAAGGCGCTGACCGGCAACGGTGAGAAGCTCGGCACCAGCCTGGACAACCTGAACAACATCTTCAGCCGGTTCAACCAGAACATGCCCGAACTGCAGGGGACCCTGCGTGGTCTGGCGAGCTTCTCGGAGACCTACTCCGAGGCGCTGCCCGACATCGTCGACGCCCTCGACACGCTGCGGACCACGACCAACACGGTGGTGGAGAAGCAGGGCGATCTGCGGACGCTGTTCTCGACGCTGACGAACACCGCGGTGCAGGCAACGGACTTCCTGACCACCAACCGACGGGATCTGCTGACCCTGGCGATCGACTCCGAGCCGCTGCTCTCGGCCCTGGCCAAGCAGTCGCCCGCCTTCGGGTGCACGTTCAAGAACTTCGCGGGACTCGTCCCGGAGGTCGGCAACATCGTCGGCGCCGGCACGAAGAACCCCGGTGTCCGCGTGACACTGACGTTCTCGAACCCGCGCGGTCGGTACCTGCCCAACCAGGACGAGCCGCGACTGCTCGAGGACCGCGGACCGAAGTGCTACCCGCTGCACTACGAGCAGGGTCGGCCCTTCCCGCAGTACCCGGGCGGATCGCTCAACGACGGCTCCTACCAGCCGCCGTCGCGTAACCCCGGCCCCCGTACGGTCCAGGAACTGCCCGCACCGGACTACTCCGGCAAGCCGGCGGGAACCATCACCCCGAGCGTCTACGACGACCCGAAGAACAAGGTGGCTTTGCAGGCGATCATGGCGGCCGAGGCCGGAACGACACCCGATGAGGTCCCGGGCTGGATCGCTCAGCTCGTCGCACCCGGACTCCAGGGGGCGCAGGTGACGATCAAGTGAAGAACAACTTCATCTCACCGCTGATCAAGCTGATCGTGTTCGCGGTGATCACCGTGATCCTGACCGCGCTGCTCGGCGTCACCATCGCGAACTCAGGTGCCGGCGGCAGCAACGACTTCAAGGCGATCTTCACCGACGCGTCGCTGCTGAACCAGGGTGACGACGTCCGGATCGCCGGTGTGCGCGTCGGCCAGGTCTCCAAGGTCGAGGTCTACGACAGGGACAAGGCGCGGGTCAGCTTCTCCATCGAGCGCGACCGGCTGCCCGACGGCGTCCAGGCCTACATCAAGTTCCGCAACCTGACCGGCCTCCGGTACCTGTCGCTGGAACGTGGCCCGGGTGACAGCGGGGCGACGTTGAGCAAGGGCGCGACCATCGGGGTGGCCAACACCCACCCCTCGGTCAACCTCACCGATCTGTTCAACGGCTTCCGGCCGCTGTTCCAGCAGCTCACCGCCGAGGACGTCAACAAGCTGTCCGACGAGATCATCAAGGTCTTCCAGGGCGAGGGCGGGACCATCACCGATCTGGTGAGCGACACCGCGGACCTGACGAACACCATCGCCGACAAGGACAAGGTGATCGGCGAGCTGATCACCAACCTGACGACGGTGCTCGACAACATCAACCGGAACGACGATCAGTTGACGTCGCTGCTGACGACCACCGAGAAGTTCGTGACCGGCCTGGCCGCTCAGAAGAACTCCGTCGGATCGGCCATCACGTCGGTGTCGAACCTGACCGCGGTCACCAACTCGATCCTCACCCCGACGCGGCCGGCGCTGCAGGGATCCATCGCGGGTCTCAACCAGTTGTCGCAGCGGATCAACGAGCGTCGTGGAGAGGTCGAGAAGACACTGAGCACCCTCCCGATCAAGGCGGCCAAGATCGGCCGTGCGGCGACCTTCGGGTCGTGGTTCCAGTTCTATCTGTGCGGCCTCGACATCACCGCGGGCAACGGCAAGAGCACCCTGCTCTCCCAGCCGCTGATCCCGCTGCCCGATATCAACCATGTGCTCTACACCAACAGCGCGACGCGGTGCTGGGCCAACGATGATCCGCCGGGCTGAGGGGGGCGACATGGCTGACACGAAGAAGCAGAACAAACGACCGGACCAACCGCGACGGAGTCCGATCACGATCGGCGCCATGGGCCTCATGGTCCTGATCATGGCCGCGCTCTCGGCGTTCTTCCTCGCCAACCTGCCGTTGGTGGGTGCGGGCACGATCTACCAGGCCGACTTCACCGAGGCCGCGGGTCTCAAGCCGAGCAACGAGGTCCGCGTCGCGGGCGTCAAGGTCGGTCAGGTGGAGAAGGTCGAGATCGTCGACAACAAGGTCCGGGTGTCGTTCGCGGTGAACAACACGTGGGTGGGCGACCAGACGAGCGCGTCGATCCAGATCAAGACGATCCTGGGGCAGAAGTACCTGCAGATCGATCCGCGCGGCAACGAGCTGGCCGATCCGCAGAAGGTGATCACCGACACCACCTCGCCCTACGACGTCATCGAGGCCTTCAGCGACGCGTCGTCGAGCATCGCCGACATCGACACCGATCAGTTGGCGACGAGTTTCCGGACCCTGTCGTCGGCGTTCTCCGGCACGCCTGCGGAGTTGGGCAACTCGCTCGACGGGTTGACCCGGTTGTCGACGACGATCGCCAGTCGTGACCAGGAGGTGCGCAAGCTCCTCGAGGCGACGAAGGGGACCTCGAAGATCCTGGCCGACCGCAACCAGGAGTTCACCCGCCTGATCGCCGGCGCCGGTGATCTGCTCTCCGAGCTCAACAACCGCCAGCAGGCGATCTCGACGTTGCTCCGGAGTACCACCCAGCTCTCGACCACGCTGACCGGCATCGTCCGCGACAACGAGGAGCAGATCGGTCCGGCCCTGGAGAACCTCAAGGGCGTCACCGACATACTCCAGAAGCAGGACAACAACATCCGTGCATCCATCACCAATCTCGCGCCGTTCTACCGGCTCTACGCGAACGTGCTCGGCAGCGGTCGCTGGTTCGACTCGGTGATCACCAACATCCTGCCTCCGGGACTCCCGGCGCAGAACACGACACGACCGCCGAACAAGACGCGGCAGCTGAACAACGGCGGAGGGGAGGCAACCGGATGATGACCACGACAGACGGACCTCGTCACGACCTCCGTGACTCCCGCGGCCCGGGCAGCTGGTTCACCCCGCGCCACATCGTCTTCCTGGTGGTGGGTCTGGTGGTGGCGCTCGTCATCGCCGGCTCGCTGTGGTGGCTGTTCACCTCGCTCAACCAGACCAAGGTGACCGCCTACTTCAAGTCGAGCGTGGGCATCTACAAGGGCACCGACATCCGCATCATGGGCGTCGAGGTCGGCAAGGTCGACGAGGTCACCCCGCAGGGCGACAAGGTGCGCGTGAAGTTCACCGTCAAGGGCGGGCACGATCTGCCCAAGGACGTGCGCGCCGTGCAGATCACCCCGTCGGTGGTCGCCGACCGCTACATCCAGCTGACCCCGACCTACCAGGAGGGGCAGCCGAAGGCCGGCGACGACATCACCCTCAGCCTGAACCAGACCATGGTCCCGGTGGAGATCGACGCGCTCTACTCGGGCGTCGAGAAGCTGTCGAAGTCGCTCGGTCCCGACGGCGCCAACAAGGACGGCGCGCTGAGCCAGGTCATCACGACCGGTGCGGCCAACCTGAAGGGCAACGGCGAGAAGCTCGGCCAGACCATCGAGCAGCTGTCCAAGGCGTCGCAGACGCTGAGCGACTCGAGTGGCAACCTCGTCGACACGGTCAAGAACCTCGACGTGTTCGTCGGAGCGCTGGCCGAGAACGACACCCAGGTGCGCCAGTTCAACAGCCAGCTCGACTCGTTCACCTCGTTCCTCGCCGGCGAGCGCACCCAGCTCGGCGCGGCGCTGAACAAGCTGTCGATCGCGCTCGGTGACGTCGCCGGATTCGTCCAGGACAACCGAATCGCGCTCGGTGATCGGGTCCAGGAACTGATCCCGACGTCGAAGACGCTCGCCGACACCACCGATCAGCAGAAAGAGTTGCTGACGGTCCTCCCGGTGACGATCAACAACCTGATCAACGCCTACAACGCGGAGTCGGGAACGCTCGACCTGCGCGTGGTCCTGCCCGAACTGCAAAACCTCGCAGGCGCGGGTTGCAAGCTGCTCGACCTGGGCAAGCTCAAGCCCGGTGATCCCGCGTTCGTCCAGTTCAGCAAGACGTTGCGGCCGTTGCTCGACCAGTGCGGCAACATCACCGATCAGATCAACAAGGGCCTCACGACCCCGACGCTGAACCTGCCGTTCGGGATCATGAGCGGTACCAACCAGCAGAAGCGCGGTCCGGTTCCGGGAACACGTCCCGGTACCCCGTCGCCCGGACTCACGAGTGGTGGCAACTGATGAGGCGCTGGAATTCCGGGCTGCGGGGGGTCGCCCCCGTGCGTATGACACGGCGGACGGCGACGTCGGTCGGCATGCTGGCGATGGTGTCGCTGATCGCCCTGACCGGCTGTGGGATCAGCGTCCAGTCGCTCCCGCTGCCCGGTGGTGCCGACACCGGTGACAAGCCGCGCACCTACAAGTTGCAGTTCTCCGACGTCCTCGACCTGGTGCCGCAGTCCGCGGTCAAGGTCGACGGCGTGACGGTGGGCAGCATCACCGACATCGCCATCGCGCCCGACCAGTGGTCGGCCGAGGTGACCGTCGAGGTCAAGAACAAGATCGACCTGTCGAACAAGGCCACGGCCGACATCTCGCAGACGAACCTCCTCGGTGAGAAGTTCGTGTCGCTGGTGGATCCGAACTCGAACGCCGGCGCCGCGCGTCAGCCGTCGAACGTCGCGATCCCGATGGCGCGCACCAAGACCTCCACCGACATCGAACAGGTTCTCGGCGCACTGTCGCTGCTGCTCAACGGTGGCGGCATCGCACAGCTCAAGCCGATCGTCGACGAGCTCAACACCGCGCTCGACGGCCGCACCGGCAAGGTCAAGTCGTTGCTCAACCAGACCGGTCGTCTGATCAAGACACTCGACGACCAGAAGGCCAACATCACCCGGGCCATCGACGGTCTCGCGGTGTTGTCGGACCGGACCGAGAAGCAGACGGCGCAGATCAACCGGATCCTCGATCAGCTGCCCGCCGGCGTGAAGGTTCTCGAGGACCAGCGCCCGCAGTTCGTGACCCTCCTGCAGAAGTTGGACGGTCTCGGTCAGGTGGGTGTCGACATCCTCGGCCGCGCACGCACCGAGATCGTCACCGACCTGCGTGCACTGCGTCCGACGCTGCAGTCACTCGCGAACGCGGCTCCGGACCTGATCACCGCGCTCCCGCTGCTGCCGACGTATCCGTTCCCGGATGCCCTGCTGCCGGGTGTGCGTGGCGACTCGACCAACCTGTTCGCCACGTTGGACCTGCGTCTGCTCAACCAGCTCGAGGCGCTCGGTGTGGGTCAGCCACAGCCGAAGTATCAGCCGGTCGGCTCGGGCCCCACGCCCAGGCTCGACCCGCGTAACCCGTACACCAACGGAAACGGCCCGCGTGCGGGCTTCCCGACGGTGACGTTGCTGCCGCTGCTCAACGCACGGCCGGGACCGAACACCCCGCCGTCGGGTGGCCAGTACACGTTGCTGCCGTCCCCGAAGCAGGGTCAGACGGCCCTCACCGGCCCGATGGCGATGCTGCAGGGTGCGACCGGTACCGCAGGAGCGAACGGAGGGACCGGCCGATGATGTCCAAGCTCGTCAAATGGCAGCTGATCGTCTTCGTGATCGTCGGTGTCGTCGCGATCGTCTACGTCGGCGCGACGTACGCCCGTCTCGACAAGCTCGTCGGTATCGGCCAGTACACCGTGCACGCGGACTTCAAGGACTCCGGCGGCATCTTCACCAACGCCGAGGTCACCTACCAGGGTGTCCCGGTCGGACGGGTCGGCTCGTTGGAGCTGCGGCCCGACGGTGTCCGGGTGAACCTGCTGCTCGACTCCGGCGGCCCGAAGGTGCCGGCGTCCTCGCAGGCGGTGGTGGCCAACCGGTCGGCGATCGGCGAGCAGTTCGTCGACCTGCGTCCGGCGTCCGCGAGCGGCCCGTACCTGAAGAACGACTCCGTCATCTCCGACACGTCGATCCCGACCCCGGTCCAGGACGTCATCTCCAGCGCCGTCGACTTCACCGGATCGGTTCCGCTGAACGACCTGACCACGGTGGTCACCGAGCTCGGCAAGGCCTTCAACGGCAACGGTGAGAACCTCAGGGGCCTCGTCGACTCGCTGTCGAACCTGGCCAAGACCGGCAACGACAACCTGCCGCAGACGATCTCGCTGATCCGCAACGCCGACACGGTGCTCGGGACGCAGGCCGACCAGTCCGACGCGATCCTGGACTGGTCGAAGAACCTGGGCCTGATCACCAACCAGCTCGCGACCAGCGACCCGGACCTCCGTCGACTGCTGACCACCGGCACCGCGTCGGCCACGCAGATCTCGGCGTTGCTGACCCGCAACGGTGGCGACATCACCACCGTGGTCCGCAACCTCGCGAAGGATGTCCGCAACGTCAAGGGGACCTACCAGGCGGTGTCGCCGGCCCTGGCGATGCTGTCGGCCCTGTCGAGCGGTAGCTACACGCCCGCACCCGGCGACGGCACCATCCACTTCGGTGTCGTGCTCGAGACCAACAACCCGGCGTCGTGCACGGTGGGTTACGAGAGCACTCAGGCCGAGATCGCCGCGATCAAGAAGAAGAACCCGGACTTCGACCTGAACTACGACGACTTCCCGTTCAACACGAAGGCCAGTTGTGATGTGGCCCAGGGAAATCCGACCGCGGTCCGCGGTGCCCAGAACGCGAAGTTCGCGGACAAGTACATCCCGCAGCCCTGGGATCGCAACCCCAAGAAGGATCCCGACAAGCTGGATCTGAACCCGCTGGTCACCCAGCTGTCGTACCTGTTGGGCGTCTTCCCGAAGTAGCGTGACGCGCCTCGCCCCGGTGAGTTGGACTCACCGGGGTGATGGCGCCCACAGCTTCGATGACTACAGTGGCCTCCGATGACTACCCCTGAACCGAGTCGGCCGGAGAACGTCGCCGACACCACACCGACGTGGCGGACCAGGATCGCTCCCGCGGCTCTGCCCGTTGCCGCAGCGCTCGCCGTGGCGGCCCTCATCGCGGCGATCGTGTTCGCCGGTCTCTACGGATACCGCTGGTACGACGACGCATTCAACAAGGAGCCGGTGCAGACCGCCCGCGACGACGCCCTCGGCGGCGCCGAGCAGGCCATGCTCAACGTGCTCAACATCGACCTCAAGGACAGCAAGGCCTACCAGGACCGGCTGTCCGGATCGGTGACCGGCGCCGCGCGTACCCAGTTGCTCGGCAGCGCGGGAATCGGCCAGCTGCAGCAGGCCGCAGGCGCCGATGCGAGTCAGGCCGCGACGCTGACCGCCAAGCTCGCCCGCAGCGCCGTCGTCGAACTCAACACCGACGACAACACGGCCAAGACCCTCGTCTTCCTCGTGGTGACCTCCGCGCGCCCCAACGAGGCGTCGTCGAGTCAGACCATGGGATTCCAGGTGCAGGTGACCAAGGACGGCTCTGCCTGGAAGGCCAACAACATCCAGCCGCTGGACTCGGTCGCGATCGACAACACCGCCCCCGCGGCCGACGGCTCCACCGGAGCACCCGCAGCGAGTGGCGCACCCGCAGCCAGTGGCGCCCCGGCGCCCGCAGCGCCCGCGCCCGCCGCACCGACCACAGGAGCGGGTAACTGATGACCACGCCACGCCCACCGCGCTCGAACCCACCGCGCCGTACGCCCAAGGTCGCCGGACGCATCCCGGCCCGGCCCGTCACGCCACCCGCATCCGAGACGGCCCCGGAACAGACGACACCGGAGCAGACGACACCGGAGCAGACGCCGCCCGAGCAGACCTCGCCGCCTCGGAAGTCCCGCTTCTCGCGCAAGCCGAAGTCGGAGCAGCCCACCGCGGCCGAGACGACGCCCGTGGTGACCCCGCCTGTCGACACCCCCGCCGAGGACACGGCACCCGTCGAGACGCCCGCCGAGGACGCGCCTGCCGCCGAGCGGTCCGCGGACCCGACCGACGACACCACGCCCGACGACTCCGCGGCCGTCGACACCGCGGCGGACGCAGCGGCCGTGATCGAGACGCCCACTCAAGGCGAGCCGACCACGACCGAGGCCGACACCGAGCCCGTGGCCGCCACCGAGCCGGCGACCACCAGCCTGGAGAAGGCGGCCGGCGACGGTCCGCGGGGCAAGAACCGACCGACGACCAAGGTCTCGACGCTCAAGCCACAGTCGACGCGCCCCACCGCCCCGGCACCGGTGCCCGCGTCGGAGTCGCGCAAGGCCCCGCGAGGTCCGTTGCTCGGCTGGAAACTCGTCGGCATCGTCACCGCGGCCGCCGTGGTGTTCGCGATCGTCGCCGGGATCGCCGCGCTCCGGCCCGGGGTGTCGCTGTCGTCCAACGAGGCGTTCGTCAACTCGTCGGTGACCAGCGAGGTCACGTCGCAGGCCAACTCCCGCATCTGCACGATCTTCGGGGTGCAGTACGACAAGCTCGACCAGTGGCAGCAGACCGCCCAGGCGAACGTGACCGGGACGGCCGCCCAGCGGTTCGCCGAGTACGACAAGGCCGTGCGCGACGCGCTCGGCCAGGCCGGGCTCACCACCGGGGGAGTGGACTGTCGCGTCGACTCGGTCGGGGTGCGTTCCATCGAGGGCGACAATGCGACTCTGGTCGTCAACCTGATCCTGAGTCAGACGCAGGGGCAGCAGGCCTCGGGCAGCGGCACCAAGCGGTACCAGGTGTCGATGCAGCAGGTCGGCGGCAAATGGCTGGTCAGCAACTTCGCGGACTTCTGAGTCGACCCTTCACGGAATTTCTCCACATCGAAGTGCGCGTTCCTCTTGACTCGCCCGCCCGCTGGTTGCACGCTTGTCCACAGCGACAGATGACCGGCAGCCACTGGTTGGATCGCACCGCGTAGGGCCTCGAGCCCGTTCCCCCGTGCTTGACACGGGGTGGAGTTTTTCTGATACAGTTGGACGTTGCGCTGGCTGCCTCCTGTCCACATCACGATCAACCTTCTCGGCCACTTCTGTGTGCTGCGTGCGGTGATCGCTGAGAAGACCTCAGTCGGATCAGCGCCCCACCTATAAGGCCACCCTGTTGGCACATAGCTCGCCGGTTTTCAAAAGAAGTCGGCACACAAGAAGATTTCGTGTTGGAAGGACGCATCTTGGCAGTCTCCCGCCAGTCCACATCAA contains:
- a CDS encoding ABC transporter ATP-binding protein, coding for MGVEVSVEGLTKSFGSQNIWRDVTLTLPEGEVSALLGPSGTGKSVFLKALIGLLHPEQGSVIVDGTDITKCSSKELYEIRKLFGVLFQDGALFGSMSLFDNTAFPLREHTKKSESDIRSIVMEKLDLVGLSDAGDKLPGEISGGMRKRAGLARALVLDPQIILCDEPDSGLDPVRTAYISQLLIDINAEIDATILIVTHNINIARTIPDNIGMLFRKELVMFGPREVLLTSEEPAVKQFLSGDRFGPIGMSEEKDDATAAQEKELEDAGIGGGGTKDDFSEIIPQVQPNPGMPERKASARHRERVEEMLHELPENAQQAIRESQSQEDEIRRANAEGMDRQNNKGGNGNGNNGGGNGNNGGVNTEKQYAGSNDNTEQFPAYRAGGNPAGNS
- a CDS encoding MlaE family ABC transporter permease, whose translation is MSGATTRGVDRVTQAGTSALTQTGNIVQLFVDVARQSVVRPFQLREFIQQAWFIASVTILPTALVAIPFGAIVSLQTGSLIKQLGAESFTGAASVLVVVQQGAPLVTSLLIAGAAGSAVAADIGSRTIREEIDAMRVLGINPIQRLVVPRVLAMILVAALLNGLVCVVGIGGGYFFNVVVQNGTPGAYLASFSALAQLPDLYVATLKAIVFGAIAGVIASFKGLGPKGGPKGVGEAVNQSVVITFLLLFFANLIITAVYLQIVPAKGS
- a CDS encoding MlaE family ABC transporter permease, which gives rise to MTIAKSRADELNYRLKKVAQAPLQVLDGAGDQMSFYGRAVGWAPRTIKHYPKELLRLLAEVAFGAGGLAVIGGTIGVMVLLTGFTGVVVGLQGYAALDQIGSQALTGFLSAYVNTREVAPLVAGLALSATVGCGFTAQLGAMRISEEIDALEVMAVPSVPFLVTTRVLAGFIAVIPLYVLGLLAAYLATRVVNTQFNGQSTGSYDHYFNLFLPPADVLWSFGKVLVFAFVIILVHCYYGYNASGGPAGVGVAVGRAVRSALVLIAVLDFFLGLAIWGTDTTVRVAG
- a CDS encoding MCE family protein → MASLRRRFLGLVFFLVVILFIGGTILKFNQSFQSFTDVNLTTDSAGNALPDKADVKVRGLIVGQVNKVVADENGAVTVQLGLEPDKAKMIPQGTTARILPKTLFGERYVALQIPENPSGATLTAGSTIKTDTSGNAMELQTLFDKLLPVLKAIPPQDLSVTLGSLSKALTGNGEKLGTSLDNLNNIFSRFNQNMPELQGTLRGLASFSETYSEALPDIVDALDTLRTTTNTVVEKQGDLRTLFSTLTNTAVQATDFLTTNRRDLLTLAIDSEPLLSALAKQSPAFGCTFKNFAGLVPEVGNIVGAGTKNPGVRVTLTFSNPRGRYLPNQDEPRLLEDRGPKCYPLHYEQGRPFPQYPGGSLNDGSYQPPSRNPGPRTVQELPAPDYSGKPAGTITPSVYDDPKNKVALQAIMAAEAGTTPDEVPGWIAQLVAPGLQGAQVTIK
- a CDS encoding MCE family protein, yielding MKNNFISPLIKLIVFAVITVILTALLGVTIANSGAGGSNDFKAIFTDASLLNQGDDVRIAGVRVGQVSKVEVYDRDKARVSFSIERDRLPDGVQAYIKFRNLTGLRYLSLERGPGDSGATLSKGATIGVANTHPSVNLTDLFNGFRPLFQQLTAEDVNKLSDEIIKVFQGEGGTITDLVSDTADLTNTIADKDKVIGELITNLTTVLDNINRNDDQLTSLLTTTEKFVTGLAAQKNSVGSAITSVSNLTAVTNSILTPTRPALQGSIAGLNQLSQRINERRGEVEKTLSTLPIKAAKIGRAATFGSWFQFYLCGLDITAGNGKSTLLSQPLIPLPDINHVLYTNSATRCWANDDPPG
- a CDS encoding MlaD family protein, with translation MADTKKQNKRPDQPRRSPITIGAMGLMVLIMAALSAFFLANLPLVGAGTIYQADFTEAAGLKPSNEVRVAGVKVGQVEKVEIVDNKVRVSFAVNNTWVGDQTSASIQIKTILGQKYLQIDPRGNELADPQKVITDTTSPYDVIEAFSDASSSIADIDTDQLATSFRTLSSAFSGTPAELGNSLDGLTRLSTTIASRDQEVRKLLEATKGTSKILADRNQEFTRLIAGAGDLLSELNNRQQAISTLLRSTTQLSTTLTGIVRDNEEQIGPALENLKGVTDILQKQDNNIRASITNLAPFYRLYANVLGSGRWFDSVITNILPPGLPAQNTTRPPNKTRQLNNGGGEATG
- a CDS encoding MCE family protein; the protein is MTTTDGPRHDLRDSRGPGSWFTPRHIVFLVVGLVVALVIAGSLWWLFTSLNQTKVTAYFKSSVGIYKGTDIRIMGVEVGKVDEVTPQGDKVRVKFTVKGGHDLPKDVRAVQITPSVVADRYIQLTPTYQEGQPKAGDDITLSLNQTMVPVEIDALYSGVEKLSKSLGPDGANKDGALSQVITTGAANLKGNGEKLGQTIEQLSKASQTLSDSSGNLVDTVKNLDVFVGALAENDTQVRQFNSQLDSFTSFLAGERTQLGAALNKLSIALGDVAGFVQDNRIALGDRVQELIPTSKTLADTTDQQKELLTVLPVTINNLINAYNAESGTLDLRVVLPELQNLAGAGCKLLDLGKLKPGDPAFVQFSKTLRPLLDQCGNITDQINKGLTTPTLNLPFGIMSGTNQQKRGPVPGTRPGTPSPGLTSGGN
- a CDS encoding MCE family protein; amino-acid sequence: MTRRTATSVGMLAMVSLIALTGCGISVQSLPLPGGADTGDKPRTYKLQFSDVLDLVPQSAVKVDGVTVGSITDIAIAPDQWSAEVTVEVKNKIDLSNKATADISQTNLLGEKFVSLVDPNSNAGAARQPSNVAIPMARTKTSTDIEQVLGALSLLLNGGGIAQLKPIVDELNTALDGRTGKVKSLLNQTGRLIKTLDDQKANITRAIDGLAVLSDRTEKQTAQINRILDQLPAGVKVLEDQRPQFVTLLQKLDGLGQVGVDILGRARTEIVTDLRALRPTLQSLANAAPDLITALPLLPTYPFPDALLPGVRGDSTNLFATLDLRLLNQLEALGVGQPQPKYQPVGSGPTPRLDPRNPYTNGNGPRAGFPTVTLLPLLNARPGPNTPPSGGQYTLLPSPKQGQTALTGPMAMLQGATGTAGANGGTGR
- a CDS encoding MCE family protein, whose protein sequence is MMSKLVKWQLIVFVIVGVVAIVYVGATYARLDKLVGIGQYTVHADFKDSGGIFTNAEVTYQGVPVGRVGSLELRPDGVRVNLLLDSGGPKVPASSQAVVANRSAIGEQFVDLRPASASGPYLKNDSVISDTSIPTPVQDVISSAVDFTGSVPLNDLTTVVTELGKAFNGNGENLRGLVDSLSNLAKTGNDNLPQTISLIRNADTVLGTQADQSDAILDWSKNLGLITNQLATSDPDLRRLLTTGTASATQISALLTRNGGDITTVVRNLAKDVRNVKGTYQAVSPALAMLSALSSGSYTPAPGDGTIHFGVVLETNNPASCTVGYESTQAEIAAIKKKNPDFDLNYDDFPFNTKASCDVAQGNPTAVRGAQNAKFADKYIPQPWDRNPKKDPDKLDLNPLVTQLSYLLGVFPK